A stretch of Mastacembelus armatus chromosome 1, fMasArm1.2, whole genome shotgun sequence DNA encodes these proteins:
- the LOC113128335 gene encoding tetraspanin-1-like yields MCCFGFLKIMMFIFNGGIFLAGAAILGVGIWVKVDSGSLLGLLENLDNAPSGLSQLVNISYLLMAVGGVLLVIGFLGCCGAVKESRCMLMTFFSIMLIIFLIEVAGAVVLLVFQGLADQLLQSLEDEVRKSIVKNYGYSESVTSLWNATMDKFQCCGYRNYTDFDGSPFFTEHGRNVYPPMCCNATITMSTCNTNEAHSSMVDGCFDKLLQLIEDNAVIIAAVALGIAALEIAAMVVSMVLYSQIGRKN; encoded by the exons ATGTGTTGCTTTGGATTTCTCAAAATTATGATGTTTATCTTCAATGGTGGCATCTTT TTGGCAGGTGCCGCCATCCTGGGTGTGGGAATATGGGTGAAGGTGGACAGTGGTTCTCTACTGGGTTTACTGGAGAATCTGGACAATGCTCCATCTGGGTTATCCCAGCTGGTCAACATCAGCTACCTGCTAATGGCAGTGGGAGGTGTGCTGCTGGTCATTGGCTTCCTGGGCTGCTGTGGGGCGGTCAAAGAAAGCAGGTGTATGCTGATGACA ttcTTCAGCATCATGCTGATCATCTTCCTCATCGAGGTTGCAGGAGCTGTGGTGCTGCTCGTCTTCCAGGGTTTG GCTGATCAGCTTTTGCAGAGTCTGGAAGATGAAGTGAGGAAAAGCATTGTAAAGAATTACGGATACAGTGAAAGTGTGACATCTCTCTGGAACGCCACCATGGACAAG TTTCAATGCTGCGGATACAGGAACTACACTGACTTTGATGGCTCTCCTTTTTTTACTGAACATGGAAGAAACGTTTATCCACCCATGTGCTGCAATGCAACCATCACCATGAGTACATGTAATACAAACGAAGCACACAGTTCG ATGGTTGACGGCTGTTTTgacaagctgctgcagctgatcGAGGACAATGCTGTGATCATTGCAGCTGTGGCTCTGGGAATCGCTGCTCTTGAG ATTGCTGCCATGGTGGTTTCAATGGTTCTCTACTCGCAGATTGGGAGGAAAAACTAA
- the rab3da gene encoding RAB3D, member RAS oncogene family, a isoform X2 codes for MALDRDPGTGPEQRDAADQNFDYMFKLLIIGNSSVGKTSFLFRYADDSFTSAFVSTVGIDFKVKTIFRNNKKVKLQIWDTAGQERYRTITTAYYRGAMGFLLMYDITSEGSFSAVQDWATQIKTYSWDNAQVVLVGNKLDLEEDRQVPTEDAQRLATELGFLFFEASAKDNINVKQVFEKLVDIICEKMNESVNGDANASVSHKGDGLKNTTRTGHSGCTC; via the exons ATGGCATTAGACAGAGATCCAGGCACAGGCCCGGAGCAGAGAGATGCAGCTGATCAGAACTTTGACTACATGTTCAAGCTGCTGATCATCGGCAACAGCAGTGTGGGAAAGACATCCTTCTTGTTCCGCTATGCAGACGACTCCTTCACTTCAGCCTTTGTTAGCACAGTCGGCATCGACTTCAAAGTCAAGACCATCTTCAGGAACAACAAGAAGGTCAAACTGCAGATCTGG GACACAGCGGGCCAGGAACGTTACCGGACCATCACCACAGCGTACTACAGAGGAGCCATGGGATTCCTGCTCATGTATGATATCACAAGTGAGGGGTCATTTTCTGCAGTCCAGGACTG GGCAACCCAGATCAAGACGTACTCATGGGATAACGCTCAGGTAGTGCTGGTAGGAAATAAGCTGGACCTGGAAGAAGACAGGCAGGTTCCCACTGAGGACGCCCAGAGACTGGCTACAGAGCTAG GTTTTTTGTTCTTCGAGGCTAGCGCCAAAGACAACATCAACGTGAAGCAGGTTTTTGAAAAGCTGGTGGACATCATCTGTGAGAAGATGAATGAGAGCGTCAACGGTGATGCCAACGCGTCAGTCAGTCACAAGGGAGATGGTCTGAAGAACACAACCCGCACTGGCCACAGTGGCTGCACATGCTGA